In a genomic window of Lycium ferocissimum isolate CSIRO_LF1 chromosome 9, AGI_CSIRO_Lferr_CH_V1, whole genome shotgun sequence:
- the LOC132030623 gene encoding uncharacterized protein LOC132030623 isoform X2, translated as MSTETKPVVTALRSYELKPVAFEAASIPELITYLKSAFRDKEFSLVERILIDREKQLKAEIENLKKYIDFVKIGRDDVEMLNYEKELKDMERKYEEMKKEKDEIEANLKRKCEKDEFEAKLKRKCEELKKERDEVEEKLKRKCEDLQNEKDEVEVKLKMYIEKFKELEVRMLLLEEDTAKKHAVDVSVIQKLVEDLEADMDDDVVEVNSQAQLTPRADAVEEDDVVEMNCQASGADEKQFSPRVSIDSTRNGSDKSRDEGPLPVNLTCENRAPIVDLSACEGGDCVKNNLNKVFGVAGSSTVVHINDSDDENAKACVSNSNAVGRNLTSPHKIKEEDIKGTPLSKRKRSLSESDHGDSSFGTQKTRSIQELDRDGKLPFTHENSHKTAFVRRCDDKDGGKSYSQLSSRRSDLYKLDGIGDDSSSESDDPLSDKSMNLLIKRITKREMFSSEDDLRSSFEKDPELCMKAICALYRQKISPNISSKGLHFTKSQGLSQSDKISIAALGEYLIDGDRENKLRKAVEEVRPKDHAECKRLATKYCYQLYQIYLSKEDPLFSQISKF; from the exons ATGAGTACGGAAACAAAGCCAGTAGTTACCGCGCTTAGGTCATACGAGTTGAAACCAGTTGCTTTTGAAGCTGCTTCTATACCTGAACTGATTACTTATTTAAAATCCGCTTTTCGTGATAAGGAATTCTCTCTAGTTGAGAGAATTCTTATCGATCGCGAAAAACAACTGAAAGCTGAAATTGAGAATCTTAAGAAGTATATAGATTTCGTGAAAATAGGGCGAGATGACGTGGAAATGTTAAATTATgagaaggaattgaaggatatgGAGAGGAAATATGaggaaatgaaaaaggaaaaagatgaaattgagGCAAATTTAAAGAGGAAATGTGAAAAAG atgaatttgaggcaaaattgaagagaaaatgtGAGGAACTGAAAAAGGAAAGAGATGAAGTTGAGGAAAAATTGAAGAGGAAATGTGAGGATTTACAAAATGAAAAAGATGAAGTTGAGGTGAAATTGAAGATGTATATTGAAAAATTCAAGGAGTTGGAAGTTAGAATGTTGCTTTTGGAGGAGGATACGGCGAAAAAACATGCTGTGGACGTATCGGTGATACAGAAATTGGTGGAAGATTTGGAAGCCGAtatggatgatgatgttgtaGAAGTGAATAGTCAAGCTCAGTTAACTCCTAGGGCAGATGCAG TGGAGGAGGATGATGTTGTAGAAATGAATTGTCAAGCTTCTGGTGCTGATGAGAAGCAGTTTTCACCTAGGGTTTCGATTGATTCGACTAGAAATGGAAGTGATAAATCACGAGATGAAG GCCCTCTTCCTGTCAACTTGACTTGTGAGAATAGAGCGCCTATTGTAGATCTATCAGCATGTGAAGGAGGAGACTGCgttaagaataacttgaataaagTATTTGGCGTGGCTGGGTCTTCAACTGTTGTTCACATTAATGACAGCGATGATGAGAATGCAAAGGCTTGTGTTTCAAACAGTAATGCTGTAGGCAGGAATTTAACTTCTCCACACAAGATAAAAGAAGAGGATATAAAGGGAACTCCATTGTCCAAGAGGAAAAGAAGCTTAAGTGAGAGTGACCATGGGGATAGTTCATTTGGCACACAAAAGACAAGATCTATTCAAGAATTAGATCGTGATGGAAAACTGCCCTTTACTCATGAAAATTCCCATAAAACAGCGTTCGTAAGAAGATGTGATGACAAAGATGGAGGGAAGTCTTATTCTCAACTTTCTTCCAGAAGATCTGATTTATACAAGCTTGATGGGATTGGTGATGATAGTTCTTCAGAGTCAGATGATCCATTGAGTGACAAAAGTATGAATTTGTTAATCAAAAGAATTACAAAGCGTGAAATGTTCTCATCGGAAGATGATTTAAGATCGTCCTTTGAGAAAGACCCTGAACTTTGTATGAAGGCGATATGTGCACTTTATAGGCAAAAAATTTCTCCAAACATCTCCTCCAAGGGCCTTCATTTTACCAAGAGTCAGGGGTTGAGTCAATCTGATAAAATCAG CATAGCTGCTTTGGGTGAATATCTGATCGACGGGGATCGAGAAAATAAACTCAGAAAAGCCGTGGAAGAAGTACGTCCAAAGGATCATGCCGAATGTAAAAGATTAGCTACTAAATACTGCTATCAACTATATCAGATATACCTTAGCAAGGAGGATCCTTTGTTTAGCCAAATCTCAAAGTTCTAG
- the LOC132030623 gene encoding uncharacterized protein LOC132030623 isoform X1 codes for MSTETKPVVTALRSYELKPVAFEAASIPELITYLKSAFRDKEFSLVERILIDREKQLKAEIENLKKYIDFVKIGRDDVEMLNYEKELKDMERKYEEMKKEKDEIEANLKRKCEKGEFEAKLKRKCEEVKKERDEFEAKLKRKCEELKKERDEVEEKLKRKCEDLQNEKDEVEVKLKMYIEKFKELEVRMLLLEEDTAKKHAVDVSVIQKLVEDLEADMDDDVVEVNSQAQLTPRADAVEEDDVVEMNCQASGADEKQFSPRVSIDSTRNGSDKSRDEGPLPVNLTCENRAPIVDLSACEGGDCVKNNLNKVFGVAGSSTVVHINDSDDENAKACVSNSNAVGRNLTSPHKIKEEDIKGTPLSKRKRSLSESDHGDSSFGTQKTRSIQELDRDGKLPFTHENSHKTAFVRRCDDKDGGKSYSQLSSRRSDLYKLDGIGDDSSSESDDPLSDKSMNLLIKRITKREMFSSEDDLRSSFEKDPELCMKAICALYRQKISPNISSKGLHFTKSQGLSQSDKISIAALGEYLIDGDRENKLRKAVEEVRPKDHAECKRLATKYCYQLYQIYLSKEDPLFSQISKF; via the exons ATGAGTACGGAAACAAAGCCAGTAGTTACCGCGCTTAGGTCATACGAGTTGAAACCAGTTGCTTTTGAAGCTGCTTCTATACCTGAACTGATTACTTATTTAAAATCCGCTTTTCGTGATAAGGAATTCTCTCTAGTTGAGAGAATTCTTATCGATCGCGAAAAACAACTGAAAGCTGAAATTGAGAATCTTAAGAAGTATATAGATTTCGTGAAAATAGGGCGAGATGACGTGGAAATGTTAAATTATgagaaggaattgaaggatatgGAGAGGAAATATGaggaaatgaaaaaggaaaaagatgaaattgagGCAAATTTAAAGAGGAAATGTGAAAAAGGTGAATTTGAGGCAAAATTGAAGAGGAAATGTGAGGAagtgaaaaaggaaagagatgaatttgaggcaaaattgaagagaaaatgtGAGGAACTGAAAAAGGAAAGAGATGAAGTTGAGGAAAAATTGAAGAGGAAATGTGAGGATTTACAAAATGAAAAAGATGAAGTTGAGGTGAAATTGAAGATGTATATTGAAAAATTCAAGGAGTTGGAAGTTAGAATGTTGCTTTTGGAGGAGGATACGGCGAAAAAACATGCTGTGGACGTATCGGTGATACAGAAATTGGTGGAAGATTTGGAAGCCGAtatggatgatgatgttgtaGAAGTGAATAGTCAAGCTCAGTTAACTCCTAGGGCAGATGCAG TGGAGGAGGATGATGTTGTAGAAATGAATTGTCAAGCTTCTGGTGCTGATGAGAAGCAGTTTTCACCTAGGGTTTCGATTGATTCGACTAGAAATGGAAGTGATAAATCACGAGATGAAG GCCCTCTTCCTGTCAACTTGACTTGTGAGAATAGAGCGCCTATTGTAGATCTATCAGCATGTGAAGGAGGAGACTGCgttaagaataacttgaataaagTATTTGGCGTGGCTGGGTCTTCAACTGTTGTTCACATTAATGACAGCGATGATGAGAATGCAAAGGCTTGTGTTTCAAACAGTAATGCTGTAGGCAGGAATTTAACTTCTCCACACAAGATAAAAGAAGAGGATATAAAGGGAACTCCATTGTCCAAGAGGAAAAGAAGCTTAAGTGAGAGTGACCATGGGGATAGTTCATTTGGCACACAAAAGACAAGATCTATTCAAGAATTAGATCGTGATGGAAAACTGCCCTTTACTCATGAAAATTCCCATAAAACAGCGTTCGTAAGAAGATGTGATGACAAAGATGGAGGGAAGTCTTATTCTCAACTTTCTTCCAGAAGATCTGATTTATACAAGCTTGATGGGATTGGTGATGATAGTTCTTCAGAGTCAGATGATCCATTGAGTGACAAAAGTATGAATTTGTTAATCAAAAGAATTACAAAGCGTGAAATGTTCTCATCGGAAGATGATTTAAGATCGTCCTTTGAGAAAGACCCTGAACTTTGTATGAAGGCGATATGTGCACTTTATAGGCAAAAAATTTCTCCAAACATCTCCTCCAAGGGCCTTCATTTTACCAAGAGTCAGGGGTTGAGTCAATCTGATAAAATCAG CATAGCTGCTTTGGGTGAATATCTGATCGACGGGGATCGAGAAAATAAACTCAGAAAAGCCGTGGAAGAAGTACGTCCAAAGGATCATGCCGAATGTAAAAGATTAGCTACTAAATACTGCTATCAACTATATCAGATATACCTTAGCAAGGAGGATCCTTTGTTTAGCCAAATCTCAAAGTTCTAG